The following proteins are co-located in the Gigantopelta aegis isolate Gae_Host chromosome 5, Gae_host_genome, whole genome shotgun sequence genome:
- the LOC121373163 gene encoding neuropeptide S receptor-like → MGNYAAACRVWMFVNSTVLLLSPWLVVGLTVDRFFCVVFPLKRYRFCTRRKATIVCSCLATLSGVLTLPLVLDVKKIKGINTECYVKDQYMAYYYFVRLILTSTLPCLLILIFNIMIGIHIQRSATFQKRFNSSTNAYTATKLDKSLRPLMLISILAFVTIVPLAVIECILGLLVVTKSGFQTVAIMVKLWPIFNILYLINFGQNLYILMASSANYRKIMKSKLTCRGKKSSRLKDTATISRFQWQPSDSVDPRSESRTRRSFETSFTSVTFRATDVDDGSTHMRTNIYQSE, encoded by the coding sequence ATGGGGAACTATGCCGCTGCCTGTCGTGTGTGGATGTTCGTCAATTCTACAGTATTGCTTCTGTCGCCGTGGTTGGTGGTTGGACTGACTGTGGATCGGTTCTTCTGTGTTGTTTTCCCACTGAAACGTTACAGATTCTGCACTCGGAGAAAGGCCACGATCGTCTGCTCGTGTCTGGCTACTTTGTCGGGTGTGCTGACGCTCCCGCTAGTGCTTGACGTGAAGAAAATAAAAGGCATAAACACAGAATGCTATGTGAAAGATCAGTATATGgcctattattattttgtacgtCTAATTCTCACCTCAACCCTCCCCTGCCTCTTGATTCTCATTTTCAACATTATGATTGGTATCCACATCCAGCGCAGCGCCACGTTCCAAAAGAGATTCAACTCATCGACCAACGCCTACACCGCAACAAAGTTGGACAAGTCACTTCGTCCTCTTATGCTCATCTCTATTTTGGCGTTCGTCACAATTGTCCCTTTAGCTGTCATAGAATGCATTCTTGGGCTCCTGGTAGTGACTAAATCAGGTTTTCAAACCGTAGCGATCATGGTCAAACTGTGGCCAATATTCAACATTTTATACCTGATCAATTTTGGACAGAATCTGTACATCCTGATGGCCAGTTCAGCTAACTACAGGAAGATCATGAAGTCAAAGCTGACGTGCAGGGGAAAGAAATCCTCCAGGCTGAAAGACACAGCCACAATTTCGCGATTTCAATGGCAACCTTCTGACTCTGTTGATCCCCGATCAGAATCCAGGACCAGACGGTCTTTTGAAACCAGCTTCACATCAGTCACCTTCCGTGCTACGGACGTTGACGATGGTTCAACACATATGAGGACAAACATTTACCAAAGCGAATAG
- the LOC121372901 gene encoding uncharacterized protein LOC121372901 — MKQDLCINAESLVQFRIQIWYYTLFVVSSLLNSGIRMTSLLASLVVVAAVLLASTSASFISGKHACAFCPGRLINPTCLCGEMLDTIGCPTGICRPCYRKNYCSRISMCPTRCRRGYCHSYTTGCMVCTCREYSITRPGIITY; from the exons atgaaacaagATTTGTGTATAAATGCCGAATCTTTAGTTCAGTTTCGCATTCAGATCTGGTACTACactctttttgttgtttcttctcTTCTGAATTCCGGAATCAGAATGACCTCTCTGTTGGCGTCGTTGGTTGTGGTAGCTGCTGTGCTGCTGGCGTCTACGTCTGCTAGTTTCATATCAGGAAAAC ATGCTTGTGCCTTTTGTCCTGGTCGTCTAATCAACCCTACGTGTTTGTGCGGTGAAATGCTCGACACCATTGGATGCCCAACTGGAATATGCAGACCGTGTTATC GTAAAAACTACTGCAGTCGAATCAGCATGTGTCCCACGAGATGTCGACGTGGTTACTGTCACAGTTATACCACGGGGTGCATGGTGTGTACGTGCAGAGAGTACAGCATTACCAGGCCAGGCATAATCACGTACTAG